The following coding sequences lie in one Arachis hypogaea cultivar Tifrunner chromosome 4, arahy.Tifrunner.gnm2.J5K5, whole genome shotgun sequence genomic window:
- the LOC112797108 gene encoding protein SIEL isoform X2 — translation MLCCSVNFLFLCFFLQNNTPESIQPISMQTFTSMMNEILNPSTPKSTVSSIFKTLIHSLLHSPESHHSQILKLIADLSSHHPSLAQLALDSLQSMLPQLTDPPSQLTIEYLDALVNISERPVEVDDSLFTSICLAASFPVRLWMVRNSGCRVMVRPELLYPVLMGMTKEPYPCLREEALEALVRLGECAVFEEVSLVKGCYERGVQLLSDNEDCVRISAVRVVALWGLMLASFNVDTKTYWSNEVFAMLCSVVRDMNMKVRVEVFNGLGKMEIVSKELLMQSLSKRVLVLDQSPTEQFVLLASNVAGALVHGVEDEFFEVRKSVCQSLRTLTVLSVEFAHAALNLLMDVLNDYKVEVRFQALETMHHMAINHCLELQENYMHKFLDVLEDNSSEVRFSARKIVRLMKLRNHLLFKSTMDVLLKNLDSYPQDEADIFSVLSHLGRNHKQFVDLIANEIADEVEASFEGNREFNSARMAALLVLSISAPFLNADVCPIPPVIFSFAATFLSRICCAFSDVMNRDTLLEYLIQKSSSMVQPEVNISNGEGQNPLAKDDVQNVAGNEMIHSEITINNGEGQLPLSKYNVQNVALEMKPPNDVGQHKRPVHDSVVLTYINYILVKLPNIWPKVQSCSANEVLCSLRHWKEELTSLTFDSSAPADASAFALLYLKIIKLVVEVWDHLVRKTEVVSGTVELEDKLEKLDGRAKELMNRFIGFSAEEEISVLELILLTYTLRLCRSEICSRNFIFKRMTIIYLRTESFLKLRSDVASGFVAELGSLIRESSNGGASCSSLAFDNCLKLFSPKRLMIREGIRHRRAELSIPNNCPDYPLPFAPGLTASIPCDITIHNISSNCRAWVRMCINDGFTQHVYLDLQSFEVSGEVRKISYAVPYYRTPELDSFNLKVCIGLESLFENVTPVQAHGGPKCELVLLCEEKIVYLSRVL, via the exons ATGTTATGTTGCTCGgtaaattttctctttttgtgttttttcctACAGAACAACACACCAGAATCCATACAACCAATTTCCATGCAGACCTTCACTTCAATGATGAACGAAATTCTAAACCCTTCAACACCAAAAAGCACGGTTTCATCAATCTTCAAAACCCTAATCCACTCCCTCCTCCATTCTCCAGAATCACACCACAGCCAAATCCTCAAGCTCATAGCTGACCTCTCTTCCCACCACCCTTCCCTTGCCCAACTCGCCCTTGACTCGCTCCAATCCATGTTGCCTCAACTCACCGACCCGCCGAGTCAACTCACCATTGAGTACCTAGATGCACTTGTCAACATCTCGGAGAGGCCCGTGGAGGTTGACGACTCTCTCTTCACGTCGATATGCCTGGCGGCATCGTTTCCGGTGAGGCTTTGGATGGTGAGGAATTCAGGTTGCCGGGTCATGGTTCGACCCGAGTTGTTGTACCCGGTTCTGATGGGGATGACAAAGGAGCCTTACCCATGTTTGAGGGAGGAAGCATTGGAAGCATTGGTTCGGTTGGGAGAGTGTGCAGTTTTTGAGGAGGTAAGCTTGGTGAAAGGTTGCTATGAGCGTGGTGTTCAGCTTCTAAGTGATAACGAAGATTGCGTGAGGATCTCTGCTGTTCGAGTT GTAGCTCTATGGGGCCTGATGTTAGCATCTTTTAATGTAGATACGAAGACCTATTGGTCCAACGAAGTATTTGCCATG CTCTGTTCTGTGGTGAGAGATATGAACATGAAGGTCAGGGTTGAAGTTTTTAATGGCCTTGGAAAGATGGAAATAGTATCCAAGGAACTTCTTATGCAAAGCTTGTCAAAGAGGGTTTTAGTTTTGGATCAAAGCCCAACTGAACAATTTGTGCTGCTTGCAAGTAATGTCGCTGGTGCACTAGTTCATGGGGTTGAGGATGAGTTCTTTGAG GTCCGGAAGTCTGTATGCCAGTCCTTACGCACCCTGACGGTACTCTCAGTTGAGTTTGCTCATGCAGCCTTAAACTTGTTAATGGATGTCTTGAATGATTATAAAGTGGAAGTTCGGTTCCAAGCTTTAGAAACTATGCATCACATGGCAATCAATCATTGTCTAGAGCTTCAGGAAAATTACATGCATAAG TTTCTTGATGTTCTAGAGGACAATAGTAGTGAAGTGAGATTTTCTGCCAGGAAAATAGTTCGACTAATGAAGCTAAGAAATCATTTGTTGTTCAAATCAACTATGGATGTTCTTCTAAAAAATTTAGACAGCTATCCACAG GATGAAGCTGATATATTTTCTGTTCTCTCTCATCTTGGCCGAAATCACAAGCAATTTGTAGATTTAATTGCAAATGAAATCGCTGATGAG GTAGAAGCAAGTTTTGAAGGAAATAGAGAATTTAATAGTGCAAGGATGGCTGCTCTGTTAGTCCTATCTATATCTGCTCCATTCTTGAATGCAGATGTTTGCCCTATACCAccagtaatattttcttttgcgGCTACATTTTTAAGTAGGATTTGTTGCGCCTTTAGCGATGTCATGAATCGGGACACCCTCTTGGAGTACCTTATTCAGAAAAGCAGCTCGATGGTGCAACCTGAAGTAAATATTAGTAATGGGGAAGGACAGAATCCCTTGGCCAAAGACGATGTTCAAAATGTTGCTGGCAATGAGATGATTCATTCTGAAATAACTATCAACAATGGGGAAGGACAGTTGCCTTTATCCAAATACAATGTTCAAAATGTTGCTTTGGAAATGAAGCCGCCAAATGATGTAGGCCAACATAAGCGGCCAGTGCATGATAGTGTTGTTCTAACCTACATAAATTACATCCTTGTGAAGCTCCCTAATATATGGCCAAAGGTACAATCTTGTTCTGCAAACGAAGTGCTATGTTCCTTGAG GCATTGGAAGGAAGAATTGACATCTTTGACATTTGACTCTTCTGCTCCTGCTGATGCTTCAGCATTTGCTTTATTGTATCTTAAAATAATAAAGTTGGTCGTAGAAGTCTGGGATCACTTGGTGCGAAAAACGGAGGTGGTCTCTGGAACGGTTGAATTGGAAGACAAGTTGGAAAAGCTTGACGGGAGGGCTAAAGAATTGATGAATCGTTTTATAGGTTTCTCTGCAGAAGAGGAAATCTCTGTTCTGGAGCTAATTTTGTTGACTTACACCCTCAGGCTTTGCAGATCTGAAATCTGCAGTCGCAATTTCATATTCAAGAGGATGACGATCATATACTTACGCACCGAGTCATTCCTTAAATTGAGATCAGATGTTGCTTCCGGTTTTGTAGCTGAACTTGGGAGCTTAATACGTGAAAGTAGCAACGGTGGAGCTTCCTGCAGTTCACTTGCATTTGATAACTGTCTAAAGTTGTTCTCCCCGAAGCGGTTGATGATTCGGGAAGGAATCAGACATAGAAGGGCAGAACTAAGTATTCCTAACAATTGCCCTGACTATCCTCTTCCCTTTGCACCAGGACTAACTGCTAGTATACCATGTGACATAACAATACATAACATTTCAAGCAACTGCAGAGCCTGGGTTAGAATGTGTATAAATGATGGCTTTACACAACATGTCTACTTAGATTTGCAAAGTTTTGAAGTATCTGGAGAGGTGAGAAAAATTTCTTATGCTGTGCCATATTACAGAACCCCAGAACTTGATTCTTTCAACTTGAAGGTTTGCATTGGTTTAGAATCTTTGTTTGAGAATGTTACTCCAGTCCAGGCACATGGGGGCCCAAAATGTGAACTGGTACTTCTATGTGAAGAGAAAATAGTTTATCTTTCGAGGGTCTTATAA
- the LOC112797108 gene encoding protein SIEL isoform X6: MQTFTSMMNEILNPSTPKSTVSSIFKTLIHSLLHSPESHHSQILKLIADLSSHHPSLAQLALDSLQSMLPQLTDPPSQLTIEYLDALVNISERPVEVDDSLFTSICLAASFPVRLWMVRNSGCRVMVRPELLYPVLMGMTKEPYPCLREEALEALVRLGECAVFEEVSLVKGCYERGVQLLSDNEDCVRISAVRVVALWGLMLASFNVDTKTYWSNEVFAMLCSVVRDMNMKVRVEVFNGLGKMEIVSKELLMQSLSKRVLVLDQSPTEQFVLLASNVAGALVHGVEDEFFEVRKSVCQSLRTLTVLSVEFAHAALNLLMDVLNDYKVEVRFQALETMHHMAINHCLELQENYMHKFLDVLEDNSSEVRFSARKIVRLMKLRNHLLFKSTMDVLLKNLDSYPQDEADIFSVLSHLGRNHKQFVDLIANEIADEVEASFEGNREFNSARMAALLVLSISAPFLNADVCPIPPVIFSFAATFLSRICCAFSDVMNRDTLLEYLIQKSSSMVQPEVNISNGEGQNPLAKDDVQNVAGNEMIHSEITINNGEGQLPLSKYNVQNVALEMKPPNDVGQHKRPVHDSVVLTYINYILVKLPNIWPKVQSCSANEVLCSLRHWKEELTSLTFDSSAPADASAFALLYLKIIKLVVEVWDHLVRKTEVVSGTVELEDKLEKLDGRAKELMNRFIGFSAEEEISVLELILLTYTLRLCRSEICSRNFIFKRMTIIYLRTESFLKLRSDVASGFVAELGSLIRESSNGGASCSSLAFDNCLKLFSPKRLMIREGIRHRRAELSIPNNCPDYPLPFAPGLTASIPCDITIHNISSNCRAWVRMCINDGFTQHVYLDLQSFEVSGEVRKISYAVPYYRTPELDSFNLKVCIGLESLFENVTPVQAHGGPKCELVLLCEEKIVYLSRVL, from the exons ATGCAGACCTTCACTTCAATGATGAACGAAATTCTAAACCCTTCAACACCAAAAAGCACGGTTTCATCAATCTTCAAAACCCTAATCCACTCCCTCCTCCATTCTCCAGAATCACACCACAGCCAAATCCTCAAGCTCATAGCTGACCTCTCTTCCCACCACCCTTCCCTTGCCCAACTCGCCCTTGACTCGCTCCAATCCATGTTGCCTCAACTCACCGACCCGCCGAGTCAACTCACCATTGAGTACCTAGATGCACTTGTCAACATCTCGGAGAGGCCCGTGGAGGTTGACGACTCTCTCTTCACGTCGATATGCCTGGCGGCATCGTTTCCGGTGAGGCTTTGGATGGTGAGGAATTCAGGTTGCCGGGTCATGGTTCGACCCGAGTTGTTGTACCCGGTTCTGATGGGGATGACAAAGGAGCCTTACCCATGTTTGAGGGAGGAAGCATTGGAAGCATTGGTTCGGTTGGGAGAGTGTGCAGTTTTTGAGGAGGTAAGCTTGGTGAAAGGTTGCTATGAGCGTGGTGTTCAGCTTCTAAGTGATAACGAAGATTGCGTGAGGATCTCTGCTGTTCGAGTT GTAGCTCTATGGGGCCTGATGTTAGCATCTTTTAATGTAGATACGAAGACCTATTGGTCCAACGAAGTATTTGCCATG CTCTGTTCTGTGGTGAGAGATATGAACATGAAGGTCAGGGTTGAAGTTTTTAATGGCCTTGGAAAGATGGAAATAGTATCCAAGGAACTTCTTATGCAAAGCTTGTCAAAGAGGGTTTTAGTTTTGGATCAAAGCCCAACTGAACAATTTGTGCTGCTTGCAAGTAATGTCGCTGGTGCACTAGTTCATGGGGTTGAGGATGAGTTCTTTGAG GTCCGGAAGTCTGTATGCCAGTCCTTACGCACCCTGACGGTACTCTCAGTTGAGTTTGCTCATGCAGCCTTAAACTTGTTAATGGATGTCTTGAATGATTATAAAGTGGAAGTTCGGTTCCAAGCTTTAGAAACTATGCATCACATGGCAATCAATCATTGTCTAGAGCTTCAGGAAAATTACATGCATAAG TTTCTTGATGTTCTAGAGGACAATAGTAGTGAAGTGAGATTTTCTGCCAGGAAAATAGTTCGACTAATGAAGCTAAGAAATCATTTGTTGTTCAAATCAACTATGGATGTTCTTCTAAAAAATTTAGACAGCTATCCACAG GATGAAGCTGATATATTTTCTGTTCTCTCTCATCTTGGCCGAAATCACAAGCAATTTGTAGATTTAATTGCAAATGAAATCGCTGATGAG GTAGAAGCAAGTTTTGAAGGAAATAGAGAATTTAATAGTGCAAGGATGGCTGCTCTGTTAGTCCTATCTATATCTGCTCCATTCTTGAATGCAGATGTTTGCCCTATACCAccagtaatattttcttttgcgGCTACATTTTTAAGTAGGATTTGTTGCGCCTTTAGCGATGTCATGAATCGGGACACCCTCTTGGAGTACCTTATTCAGAAAAGCAGCTCGATGGTGCAACCTGAAGTAAATATTAGTAATGGGGAAGGACAGAATCCCTTGGCCAAAGACGATGTTCAAAATGTTGCTGGCAATGAGATGATTCATTCTGAAATAACTATCAACAATGGGGAAGGACAGTTGCCTTTATCCAAATACAATGTTCAAAATGTTGCTTTGGAAATGAAGCCGCCAAATGATGTAGGCCAACATAAGCGGCCAGTGCATGATAGTGTTGTTCTAACCTACATAAATTACATCCTTGTGAAGCTCCCTAATATATGGCCAAAGGTACAATCTTGTTCTGCAAACGAAGTGCTATGTTCCTTGAG GCATTGGAAGGAAGAATTGACATCTTTGACATTTGACTCTTCTGCTCCTGCTGATGCTTCAGCATTTGCTTTATTGTATCTTAAAATAATAAAGTTGGTCGTAGAAGTCTGGGATCACTTGGTGCGAAAAACGGAGGTGGTCTCTGGAACGGTTGAATTGGAAGACAAGTTGGAAAAGCTTGACGGGAGGGCTAAAGAATTGATGAATCGTTTTATAGGTTTCTCTGCAGAAGAGGAAATCTCTGTTCTGGAGCTAATTTTGTTGACTTACACCCTCAGGCTTTGCAGATCTGAAATCTGCAGTCGCAATTTCATATTCAAGAGGATGACGATCATATACTTACGCACCGAGTCATTCCTTAAATTGAGATCAGATGTTGCTTCCGGTTTTGTAGCTGAACTTGGGAGCTTAATACGTGAAAGTAGCAACGGTGGAGCTTCCTGCAGTTCACTTGCATTTGATAACTGTCTAAAGTTGTTCTCCCCGAAGCGGTTGATGATTCGGGAAGGAATCAGACATAGAAGGGCAGAACTAAGTATTCCTAACAATTGCCCTGACTATCCTCTTCCCTTTGCACCAGGACTAACTGCTAGTATACCATGTGACATAACAATACATAACATTTCAAGCAACTGCAGAGCCTGGGTTAGAATGTGTATAAATGATGGCTTTACACAACATGTCTACTTAGATTTGCAAAGTTTTGAAGTATCTGGAGAGGTGAGAAAAATTTCTTATGCTGTGCCATATTACAGAACCCCAGAACTTGATTCTTTCAACTTGAAGGTTTGCATTGGTTTAGAATCTTTGTTTGAGAATGTTACTCCAGTCCAGGCACATGGGGGCCCAAAATGTGAACTGGTACTTCTATGTGAAGAGAAAATAGTTTATCTTTCGAGGGTCTTATAA
- the LOC112797108 gene encoding protein SIEL isoform X5 yields the protein MQTFTSMMNEILNPSTPKSTVSSIFKTLIHSLLHSPESHHSQILKLIADLSSHHPSLAQLALDSLQSMLPQLTDPPSQLTIEYLDALVNISERPVEVDDSLFTSICLAASFPVRLWMVRNSGCRVMVRPELLYPVLMGMTKEPYPCLREEALEALVRLGECAVFEEVSLVKGCYERGVQLLSDNEDCVRISAVRVLYVFQVALWGLMLASFNVDTKTYWSNEVFAMLCSVVRDMNMKVRVEVFNGLGKMEIVSKELLMQSLSKRVLVLDQSPTEQFVLLASNVAGALVHGVEDEFFEVRKSVCQSLRTLTVLSVEFAHAALNLLMDVLNDYKVEVRFQALETMHHMAINHCLELQENYMHKFLDVLEDNSSEVRFSARKIVRLMKLRNHLLFKSTMDVLLKNLDSYPQDEADIFSVLSHLGRNHKQFVDLIANEIADEVEASFEGNREFNSARMAALLVLSISAPFLNADVCPIPPVIFSFAATFLSRICCAFSDVMNRDTLLEYLIQKSSSMVQPEVNISNGEGQNPLAKDDVQNVAGNEMIHSEITINNGEGQLPLSKYNVQNVALEMKPPNDVGQHKRPVHDSVVLTYINYILVKLPNIWPKVQSCSANEVLCSLRHWKEELTSLTFDSSAPADASAFALLYLKIIKLVVEVWDHLVRKTEVVSGTVELEDKLEKLDGRAKELMNRFIGFSAEEEISVLELILLTYTLRLCRSEICSRNFIFKRMTIIYLRTESFLKLRSDVASGFVAELGSLIRESSNGGASCSSLAFDNCLKLFSPKRLMIREGIRHRRAELSIPNNCPDYPLPFAPGLTASIPCDITIHNISSNCRAWVRMCINDGFTQHVYLDLQSFEVSGEVRKISYAVPYYRTPELDSFNLKVCIGLESLFENVTPVQAHGGPKCELVLLCEEKIVYLSRVL from the exons ATGCAGACCTTCACTTCAATGATGAACGAAATTCTAAACCCTTCAACACCAAAAAGCACGGTTTCATCAATCTTCAAAACCCTAATCCACTCCCTCCTCCATTCTCCAGAATCACACCACAGCCAAATCCTCAAGCTCATAGCTGACCTCTCTTCCCACCACCCTTCCCTTGCCCAACTCGCCCTTGACTCGCTCCAATCCATGTTGCCTCAACTCACCGACCCGCCGAGTCAACTCACCATTGAGTACCTAGATGCACTTGTCAACATCTCGGAGAGGCCCGTGGAGGTTGACGACTCTCTCTTCACGTCGATATGCCTGGCGGCATCGTTTCCGGTGAGGCTTTGGATGGTGAGGAATTCAGGTTGCCGGGTCATGGTTCGACCCGAGTTGTTGTACCCGGTTCTGATGGGGATGACAAAGGAGCCTTACCCATGTTTGAGGGAGGAAGCATTGGAAGCATTGGTTCGGTTGGGAGAGTGTGCAGTTTTTGAGGAGGTAAGCTTGGTGAAAGGTTGCTATGAGCGTGGTGTTCAGCTTCTAAGTGATAACGAAGATTGCGTGAGGATCTCTGCTGTTCGAGTT TTATATGTATTTCAGGTAGCTCTATGGGGCCTGATGTTAGCATCTTTTAATGTAGATACGAAGACCTATTGGTCCAACGAAGTATTTGCCATG CTCTGTTCTGTGGTGAGAGATATGAACATGAAGGTCAGGGTTGAAGTTTTTAATGGCCTTGGAAAGATGGAAATAGTATCCAAGGAACTTCTTATGCAAAGCTTGTCAAAGAGGGTTTTAGTTTTGGATCAAAGCCCAACTGAACAATTTGTGCTGCTTGCAAGTAATGTCGCTGGTGCACTAGTTCATGGGGTTGAGGATGAGTTCTTTGAG GTCCGGAAGTCTGTATGCCAGTCCTTACGCACCCTGACGGTACTCTCAGTTGAGTTTGCTCATGCAGCCTTAAACTTGTTAATGGATGTCTTGAATGATTATAAAGTGGAAGTTCGGTTCCAAGCTTTAGAAACTATGCATCACATGGCAATCAATCATTGTCTAGAGCTTCAGGAAAATTACATGCATAAG TTTCTTGATGTTCTAGAGGACAATAGTAGTGAAGTGAGATTTTCTGCCAGGAAAATAGTTCGACTAATGAAGCTAAGAAATCATTTGTTGTTCAAATCAACTATGGATGTTCTTCTAAAAAATTTAGACAGCTATCCACAG GATGAAGCTGATATATTTTCTGTTCTCTCTCATCTTGGCCGAAATCACAAGCAATTTGTAGATTTAATTGCAAATGAAATCGCTGATGAG GTAGAAGCAAGTTTTGAAGGAAATAGAGAATTTAATAGTGCAAGGATGGCTGCTCTGTTAGTCCTATCTATATCTGCTCCATTCTTGAATGCAGATGTTTGCCCTATACCAccagtaatattttcttttgcgGCTACATTTTTAAGTAGGATTTGTTGCGCCTTTAGCGATGTCATGAATCGGGACACCCTCTTGGAGTACCTTATTCAGAAAAGCAGCTCGATGGTGCAACCTGAAGTAAATATTAGTAATGGGGAAGGACAGAATCCCTTGGCCAAAGACGATGTTCAAAATGTTGCTGGCAATGAGATGATTCATTCTGAAATAACTATCAACAATGGGGAAGGACAGTTGCCTTTATCCAAATACAATGTTCAAAATGTTGCTTTGGAAATGAAGCCGCCAAATGATGTAGGCCAACATAAGCGGCCAGTGCATGATAGTGTTGTTCTAACCTACATAAATTACATCCTTGTGAAGCTCCCTAATATATGGCCAAAGGTACAATCTTGTTCTGCAAACGAAGTGCTATGTTCCTTGAG GCATTGGAAGGAAGAATTGACATCTTTGACATTTGACTCTTCTGCTCCTGCTGATGCTTCAGCATTTGCTTTATTGTATCTTAAAATAATAAAGTTGGTCGTAGAAGTCTGGGATCACTTGGTGCGAAAAACGGAGGTGGTCTCTGGAACGGTTGAATTGGAAGACAAGTTGGAAAAGCTTGACGGGAGGGCTAAAGAATTGATGAATCGTTTTATAGGTTTCTCTGCAGAAGAGGAAATCTCTGTTCTGGAGCTAATTTTGTTGACTTACACCCTCAGGCTTTGCAGATCTGAAATCTGCAGTCGCAATTTCATATTCAAGAGGATGACGATCATATACTTACGCACCGAGTCATTCCTTAAATTGAGATCAGATGTTGCTTCCGGTTTTGTAGCTGAACTTGGGAGCTTAATACGTGAAAGTAGCAACGGTGGAGCTTCCTGCAGTTCACTTGCATTTGATAACTGTCTAAAGTTGTTCTCCCCGAAGCGGTTGATGATTCGGGAAGGAATCAGACATAGAAGGGCAGAACTAAGTATTCCTAACAATTGCCCTGACTATCCTCTTCCCTTTGCACCAGGACTAACTGCTAGTATACCATGTGACATAACAATACATAACATTTCAAGCAACTGCAGAGCCTGGGTTAGAATGTGTATAAATGATGGCTTTACACAACATGTCTACTTAGATTTGCAAAGTTTTGAAGTATCTGGAGAGGTGAGAAAAATTTCTTATGCTGTGCCATATTACAGAACCCCAGAACTTGATTCTTTCAACTTGAAGGTTTGCATTGGTTTAGAATCTTTGTTTGAGAATGTTACTCCAGTCCAGGCACATGGGGGCCCAAAATGTGAACTGGTACTTCTATGTGAAGAGAAAATAGTTTATCTTTCGAGGGTCTTATAA